In Etheostoma spectabile isolate EspeVRDwgs_2016 chromosome 20, UIUC_Espe_1.0, whole genome shotgun sequence, the following are encoded in one genomic region:
- the erich1 gene encoding glutamate-rich protein 1, protein MARRKEVFQSKVLQRLYPAAPKREKEPCPPCIVDVLSRKNNVKRKASQQDTVIGDAGTTQSTANQVRRVYTVLPPPADYKTDSEKSVTLPQIESINSAEDPAEESVHDSNEELDQDKEEVEHKRKRRRRKRKLTFHQDSGKDGAAPLNNTVDEGGERINKNKKRKLKKKRHKEKLLSMGLIPQAAALEFTYRKDEGGKEEEEEEEDNKKRVAEVSDFLRTTMEIYMSDSSLRVDKLPLSGTVNDLLSSITPGRHSTSVLKQLYSLKAFVQQQETDKLEKALEELHNTSPMSAEETTAVVSLFQYWITDILPMQGDKKTELSTTHP, encoded by the exons ATGGCACGTAGGAAAGAAG TATTTCAATCAAAAGTGCTCCAGAGGCTTTACCCTGCAGCTCCCAAACGGGAGAAGGAACCCTGCCCACCATGCATTGTAGATGTCTTATCCagaaaaaacaatgtgaaaagaaaagccTCTCAACAGGACACTGTCATTG GAGATGCAGGGACGACACAGAGTACAGCCAATCAGGTCAGGCGGGTGTACACAGTTCTGCCTCCTCCTGCAGATTACAAGACAGATTCAGAGAAATCTGTCACACTCCCGCAGATAGAAAGCATAAATAGCGCTGAGGACCCAGCTG AGGAAAGCGTCCATGATAGCAACGAGGAACTAGACCAAGATAAAGAGGAAGTagaacataaaagaaaaaggaggagaaggaaaaggaaactAACCTTCCATCAAGACTCTGGGAAAGATGGAGCAGCTCCACTGAACAACACTGTAGATGAGGGAGGAGAGCGCATTAACAAGAACAAGAAGAGGAAGTTGAAGAAGAAACGGCACAAAGAGAAGCTGCTCTCTATGGGTCTGATTCCCCAGGCCGCTGCCCTGGAGTTCACATACCGAAAGGATGAGggggggaaggaggaggaggaagaggaggaggataatAAGAAGAGAGTTGCTGAGGTGTCAGACTTCCTCAGGACTACAATGGAAATCTATATGTCAGATT CCTCGTTGCGTGTAGACAAGCTTCCCCTGTCCGGGACAGTGAATGACCTTCTGAGCAGCATAACCCCCGGAAGGCATTCCACCTCTGTCCTGAAGCAGCTGTACAGTCTCAAGGCCTTTGTTCAGCAACAGGAGACAGACAAACTGGAAAAGGCACTGGAGGAGCTCCACAACACTTCTCCTATGTCTGCAG AGGAAACCACTGCGGTCGTTTCACTGTTCCAATACTGGATCACAGACATTCTTCCCATGCAAGGAGACAAGAAGACAGAGCTTTCTACAACGCACCCATGA